Genomic segment of Parageobacillus genomosp. 1:
TCGCCTGCTTCCGTTAGGCGGTTTTGTCCGCATGGCTGGCGAAGACCCGGAAACGGTGGAAGTAAAACCAGGGCAAGTGGTTGGCTTGGAGCTCGACCGTAAAGGCAACGTCGATAAAATTATTATCAACCATAAGGACGACTATCCAAATGCGAGAATTATTGAAGTAGAGGATGCGGATTTAGAGCACCGCATGTATATTACCGGCTATGTGGACGGGAACGAGGATCGGTTGGAACGATTTGCCGTGAACGAGCCTGCTTTCTTTGTCGTTGATCATCAAGAAATTCAAATCGCTCCTTATCACCGCCAATTTGTGGCAAAGACATTAGGGCAGCGGGCGATGACGATTTTCGCGGGGCCGTTGATGAACTTTGTGCTCGCCTTTGCCGTGTTTTTGATCATTGGTTTGTTGCAAGGATATCCGGTTGACAAACCGATCATCGGGGAACTGACAGAAAAAGGCGCTGCGAAGGACGCCGGCCTCCGGCAGGGAGATGTCGTGCTTTCGATTGACGGCGAGCCGGTCAAAACATGGACGCAAATCGTCAATATTATCCGCGCCCATCCAGAAGAGAAACTGTTGTTTAAAATACAGCGAGATGGAAAAGTAATGGATATTGCGGTAACCCCTGAAGCCAAAACGGTGCAGGGGGAAACCATTGGTTTAATCGGCGTGTACGGACCGATGGAAAAATCAGTGTTCGGTTCATTAAAACAAGGCACGTTGGAAACGTACTACTGGACGAAAGAAATTCTTGTCGGCCTCGGACAGCTAATCACCGGTCAGTTTAAGCTTGATATGCTGTCAGGACCGGTCGGCATTGCTGTTTCGACTGGAAAGGTCGCGGAGTCGGGAATTTATTATTTAATGAAATGGGGAGCGATTTTAAGCATCAACCTTGGCATCGTCAACTTGCTACCGCTTCCTGCGCTCGATGGCGGCCGCCTGCTCTTTTTCGCCATTGAAGCGCTGCGCGGCGAGCCGATTGACCGTCAAAAAGAAGGAATGGTTCATTTTATCGGCTTTGCTCTCCTTATGTTGTTAATGCTTGTCGTTACATGGAATGATATTCAAAAATTTTTCCTATAAAATGGTCGGAAAGAAGGGCATGTTCTCCCTTCTTTCCGGAAAACAAAAGAGATAGAGAAAAAGAGGTGTGTGAAGATGAGACAAAGTCAGTCGTTTATTCCAACTTTGCGAGAAGTGCCAGCAGACGCAGAAGTAAAAAGCCATCAGCTTCTTTTGCGCGCTGGATTTATCCGGCAAAGCGCCAGCGGCGTATATACGTTTTTGCCGCTTGGGCAGCGCGTGCTGCAAAAAGTAGAAGCGATTATCCGCGAAGAAATGAACCGCGCCGGAGCAATCGAATTGCTCATGCCGGCATTGCAGCCAGCGGAATTATGGCAGCAGTCCGGGCGCTGGTATTCGTATGGTCCGGAGCTGATGCGCCTGAAGGACCGCCATGAACGCGATTTTGCGCTTGGACCGACACATGAAGAAATGATTACGGTGCTCGTGCGCGATGAAGTGAAAACATATAAGCGTCTTCCGCTGACGCTTTATCAAATTCAAGTAAAATTCCGCGATGAAAAACGCCCGCGCTTTGGGCTGTTGCGCGGCCGCGAATTTATTATGAAAGATGCCTATTCGTTCCATACATCGCAAGAAAGTTTAGATGAAACGTACAATAAAATGTATGAAGCGTATTCCAATATTTTTCGGCGCTGCGGATTGAATTTCCGCGCCGTCATTGCCGACTCGGGAGCGATCGGCGGAAAAGATACGCATGAATTTATGGTATTATCGGAAATCGGCGAAGATACGATTGCCTATTCCGACGCTTCTGATTACGCGGCAAATATCGAAATGGCGCCTGTTATTACTACATATGAAAAAAGCGATGAGCCGCTTCGCGATTTGGAAAAAGTGCATACGCCGGGACAAAAAACAATAGAAGAAGTGACTTCCTATTTACAGGTGACGCCAGAAAAGTGCATTAAGTCATTGCTCTTTAAAGTAGACGACCGCTACGTACTCGTGCTTGTCCGCGGTGACCATGAGGCGAATGACGTCAAAGTGAAAAACTTATTTGACGCCTCGGTCGTAGAATTGGCAACACCGGAAGAAACGAAACAAGTGATGAACTGTGAAATCGGCTCGCTTGGCCCAATCGGGGTGGGAGATGCGGTTACCGTTGTTGCTGATCACGCAGTAAAAGCAATCGTCAATGGCGTATGCGGGGCAAATGAGGAAGGATATCATTATGTCGGGGTGAACCCTGAACGTGATTTCACTGTCGCGCAATATGCTGATTTGCGCTTTATTCAGGAAGGGGACCCATCTCCGGATGGAAAAGGAACGATCCGCTTTGCCCGCGGAATCGAGGTCGGCCATGTCTTTAAATTAGGGACAAAATATAGTGAAGCGATGAATGCGGTTTACTTGGACGAAAATGGGCGTTCGCAAACGATGATTATGGGCTGCTATGGTATCGGCGTTTCGCGGCTCATGGCGGCGATTGCCGAACAGTTTGCCGACGAAAATGGTCTTGTCTGGCCAGCGGCGGTAGCACCGTTTGACGTTCACCTTATTTCGGTCAATGCCAAAAATGACGAGCAGCGCCAGCTTGCCGACGAATGGTACGAAAAGCTCGGACAAGCCGGCTTTGAAGTATTATATGATGACCGTCCGGAGCGCGCCGGCGTCAAATTTGCCGATAGCGATTTAATTGGTATTCCGATTCGCGTAACGGTTGGAAAACGGGCGAGTGAAGGAATCGTTGAAGTAAAAGTGCGGCAAACGGGCGAAGCGATGGAAGTATCGGTGAATGAACTCATTGATACGATCCGCCGCCTACTTAAATAACAAACGAGAGAAACGGACAAGGGCTGGGCTGGTGAAAAGTAGAAAAGATACTTTTCCGACAGCCCTTTTGTTATGATAGAGAGAGAGGCAATTTTGTTGAGAGGAGAAAGGATCGACGTCATGTTAACGAACGAGCAAAAAGAACGGTTTCAAGTATTGTTGCAGCAACTGCAATTGACGTCTGACGAATTTGTACCTTATTTCCGCGAAGCAGGTATTCTCAAACTAGTAGTGGAGAAGGAACAAAAATGCTGGCATTTTTATTTCCAGCTCCCGAAAATTTTGCCATGCCAAGTGTATGAGCTGTTTACGAAGAAATTAGTTCAGGCGTTTCATCATATCGCAAACGTAAAATATACGATTCAAACGGTAGATTCGCACTTTACGGAAACGGATGTCCACGGCTATTGGCAGCTCTGCCTAAAGGAATTGCAAGAAGGAGTTTCCCCGCTATTATCGTGGCTTTACGACCAAAATCCAACGGTAAAAGGAAATAAACTATTCGTTACCGTCCGCAATGATGCTGAAGCGCTCGCGGTAAAACGTCGCTTTGCGAAAAGAATAGCGGAAGTATATCAGTCGTTTGGTTTTCCGCTGTTGCAGCTTGAAACGGAAGTCAAGCAGCCAGAAAAAGAGATGGAGCAATTTTTAGCGCAAAAGCAGCAAGAAGATGCCGAGCGCGCTTTAGCAGCGCTCGCAGAGATGACGAAAGAGGCGAATGCTGAACGGGCGGCGGATACGCCGGCAGGTCCGCTTGTGATCGGCTATCCAATTAGAGAGGAGGAAATCCGCACGCTAGACAGCATCGTCGAAGAAGAGCGGCGCGTCGTCGTGCAAGGATATGTCTTTGACGTAGAAATGAGCGAACTAAAAAGTGGGCGGACATTATTAACGCTAAAAATTACCGATTACACAAACTCTATATTAGTGAAAATGTTTTCCCGTGATAAGGAAGATGCCGAACTGATGGCCGATGTCAAAAAAGGCATGTGGGTAAAAGTGAGGGGAAGCGTGCAAAACGATACGTTCGTCCGCGATCTTGTCATCATCGCCAATGATATAAACGAAATAAAAGCAAGAGAGCGGCAAGATACGGCGCCGGAAGGAGAAAAGCGGGTGGAGCTTCACTTGCATACGCCGATGAGCCAAATGGATGCCGTCACGTCCGTGACAAAACTGATCGAACAGGCAAAAAAATGGGGCCATCCGGCGATCGCCGTGACTGATCACGCTGTTGTCCAGTCATTTCCGGAAGCATACAGCGCCGCGAAAAAATACGATATGAAAGTGTTATACGGCGTGGAGGCAAACATTGTCGATGACGGCGTGCCGATCGCTTACAATGAGGTGCACCGCTTGCTTTCGGAGGACACGTACGTCGTTTTTGACGTGGAAACGACGGGGCTGTCGGCCGTCTATAACACGATTATCGAGCTTGCCGCTGTGAAAGTAAAAGATGGCGAAATTATCGATCGGTTTACTTCTTTCGCCAATCCGCATCATCCGCTGTCCATTACGACGATTGAGCTGACAGGCATCACCGATGAGATGCTCAAAGACGCTCCAGATGTGGAAGACGTGCTGCGCCGCTTTTATGACTGGATCGGCGAAAGCACCCTTGTCGCTCATAATGCCAGCTTCGATATCGGCTTTTTGAACGTCGGTTTTTCGAAAATCGGCCTTGGCAAAGTGACTAATCCAGTGATCGATACGCTCGAATTAGCGCGCTTTTTATATCCGGACTTGAAAAACCACCGTCTCAACACGCTTTGTAAAAAGTTTGATATTGAATTGACCCAGCACCACCGCGCCATTTACGACGCGGAAGCAACCGGATATTTGTTGATGCGGCTTTTGAAAGACGCCGAGGAGCGCGGCATTTTATACCATGACGAGTTAAACGAGCGCTCGAAAGAAGAAACATCGTATCGGCTGTCGCGGCCGTTCCATGTCACGCTTCTTGCTCAAAATGATGTCGGTTTGAAAAATTTATTTAAGCTCGTTTCATTATCGCATGTCAAATATTTCTATCGTGTTCCCCGCATTCCGCGTTCGGTGTTGCAGCAGCACCGCGAAGGCATTTTAGTCGGCTCGGGCTGCGACAAAGGCGAAGTGTTTGACAACATGATCCAAAAAGCGCCGGAAGAGGTCGAGGAAATCGCCAAATTTTACGATTTTCTTGAAGTGCATCCGCCCGAAGTGTATAAGCCTCTCATTGAAATGGATTACGTCAAAGACGAAAACATGATTAAAGAAATTATTCGCAAAATCGTCCTGCTTGGCGAAAAATTAAATATCCCGGTCGTCGCCACCGGCAATGTGCATTATTTACATCCGGAAGATAAAATTTACCGCAAAATTTTAATTCATTCCCAAGGCGGGGCCAATCCACTCAACCGTTATGAGCTGCCGGATGTCTATTTCCGCACGACCGATGAGATGCTTGAGTGTTTCGCTTTTTTAGGAGAAGAAAAGGCAAAAGAAATTGTTGTGACCAATCCGCAAAAAGTCGCTGATTTGATCGGCGAAGTGAAACCGATTAAAGATAAGCTGTATACGCCGCGCATTGAAGGGGCGGAAGAGGAAATCCGCGAAATGAGCTATCGCCGCGCCAAAGAAATTTACGGCGATCCGCTGCCGAAAATTGTCGAAGAGCGGCTGGAAAAAGAATTGAAAAGCATCATCGGGCACGGGTTTGCCGTCATTTATCTCATTTCCCATAAGCTCGTGAAAAAGTCGCTTGATGACGGCTACCTTGTCGGTTCGCGCGGGTCGGTCGGCTCCTCGTTTGTGGCGACGATGACGGAAATTACCGAAGTCAACCCGCTGCCGCCGCATTACGTCTGCCCGAACTGCAAGCACTCCGAATTTTTCAATGACGGCTCAGTCGGCTCCGGATTTGACTTGCCGGATAAAAACTGTCCGCAATGCGGGACGAAGTATAAGAAAGACGGGCATGATATTCCGTTTGAAACGTTCCTTGGCTTTAAAGGAGACAAAGTCCCAGATATCGATTTGAACTTCTCCGGCGAATACCAGCCGCGCGCCCATAACTATACGAAAGTACTGTTCGGGGAAGATAACGTATACCGCGCGGGAACGATCGGCACGGTCGCCGATAAAACGGCGTACGGTTTTGTTAAAGGGTATGCAGGCGATTTAAACTTGCAGCTGCGCGGGGCGGAAATCGACCGTCTTGCCGCGGGGTGCACCGGAGTAAAACGGACGACAGGGCAGCATCCAGGTGGCATTATCGTTGTTCCTGATTATATGGAAATTTATGACTTCACGCCGATTCAATATCCAGCCGATGATACAAGTTCCGAATGGCGCACGACGCATTTTGACTTCCATTCGATTCATGACAATCTTCTGAAGCTTGATATTCTCGGACACGATGATCCGACGGTCATCCGCATGCTCCAAGATTTAAGCGGCATCGATCCAAAAACGATTCCGACCGATGACCCTGAGGTAATGAAAATTTTCAGCAGCACCGAATCGCTCGGTGTCACGCCGGAACAAATTATGTGCAACGTTGGTACGATTGGTATTCCAGAGTTCGGAACGCGCTTTGTCCGGCAGATGCTTGAAGAAACGAAACCAAAAACCTTTTCCGAGCTTGTGCAAATTTCCGGTCTTTCTCACGGCACGGACGTCTGGCTCGGCAACGCGCAAGAATTAATCCAAAACGGCACGTGCACGCTTTCTGAGGTGATCGGCTGTCGCGACGATATTATGGTTTATTTGATTTACCGCGGGCTCGAGCCGTCGCTTGCCTTCAAAATCATGGAATCGGTGCGGAAAGGAAAAGGGCTGACGCCGGAGTTCGAGGAAGAAATGCGCAAGCACGATGTGCCGGAGTGGTATATTGAATCATGCAAAAAAATTAAGTATATGTTCCCGAAAGCGCACGCTGCCGCATACGTGTTAATGGCGGTCCGCATCGCTTATTTTAAAGTGCACCATCCGCTTTTATACTATGCGTCGTATTTTACCGTCCGCGCAGAAGATTTTGATTTGGACGCGATGATCAAAGGCTCTGCCGCCATTCGCAAGCGCATTGAAGAAATCAATGCGAAAGGGCTCAATGCGACGGCGAAGGAAAAAAGCTTGCTGACGGTGCTAGAGGTCGCTTTAGAAATGTGTGAACGCGGCTTCTCCTTTAAAAATATTGACCTTTACCGTTCGCAGGCGACCGAATTTGTCATTGACGGCAATTCGCTTATTCCGCCGTTTAACGCGATCCCAGGCCTTGGCACGAACGTAGCGCTCAACATCGTGCGTGCCCGCGAAGAAGGGGAGTTTTTATCGAAAGAAGATTTGCAGCAGCGCGGAAAACTTTCAAAAACGCTCATCGAATATTTAGAGAGCCGCGGTTGCCTCGATTCGCTACCAGATCATAATCAGCTTTCCTTATTTTGATTTGGCTGCTGTCACCCCCGCGGTTTCTGCCGGCGCCCAAATTCGTGGGTAAACAAGGCTTAATTCCGTTTGCCCATTGCAATATATTTTCCAATATGTTATAGTTTTAGTGGAATTGGTAAAGATAATGGGTAAGCAAAGAGTGGGGAAACCCACTCTTTCGTCTTGAATTGGATGCCGGTTATTTTTCATTCCCCGCAAACGTGCAGGGGATTTTCTCGTTATAACGAAGCGATGCAGTTTCTCTACGTTAGGAGGAAAAGAATGAGCAAAAAAGTGACAGAGATCGTCGAAGAGCTAGTCACGCCAATTCTTGCCGACATGAATTTAGAACTAGTGGATATCGAATATGTAAAAGAAGGGAAAAATTGGTTTTTGCGTGTCTTCATTGACTCCGATGGTGGTGTCGACATCGAACAATGCGGCATCGTAAGCGAAAAACTGAGCGAAAAATTAGATGAAGTCGACCCGATTCCGCATAACTATTTCCTTGAAGTTTCTTCGCCTGGAGCGGAACGGCCGTTAAAAAACGCAAAAGATTTTACGAGAGCGATTGGGAAAAATGTGTATATAAAAACATATGAGCCAATTGAAGGAGAAAAAGAGTTTGAAGGTGAACTAACTGGTTTTGACGGAACGACCGTATCGATTACGGTAAAAGACAGAGCTCGCAAAAAAACGGTCGATATTCCGTATGAAAAAGTGGCGAGCGCCAGACTTGCTGTTATCTTTTTTTAATGGTAAAAGGGGGATTTTCGTTTCATGAATACGCAATTACTCGATGCCTTAGCGGATATTATCCGTGAAAAAGGCATTAGCAAAGAAGTCGTCATGGAAGCGATTGAAGCGGCGATTATTTCCGCCTACAAGCGCAATTTCGGACAGGCGCAAAACGTGCGGGTCGATTTAAATATGGAGACCGGTACGATCCGTGTCTTCGCCCGTAAAGATGTAGTCGAAGAAGTCAATGATCCGCGTCTGGAAATTTCTTTAGAGGAGGCGCAGCGGATCAACCCGAATTATCAAGTCGGCGATGTGGTGGAGTTAGAAGTGACGCCGAAAGATTTTGGGCGCATTGCAGCGCAGACGGCGAAACAAGTCGTCACCCAGCGCGTGCGTGAAGCAGAACGAAACGTTATTTACGCCGAATTTCTCGACCGCGAAGAAGATATTATGACCGGGATTGTCCAGCGCGTCGATCCACGTTTTGTTTACGTCAGTCTCGGGAAAACGGAAGCATTGCTGCCGGCGAGCGAACAAATGCCGAATGAAACATACAAGCCGCACGATCGCATCAAAGTGTATATTACAAAAGTAGAGAAAACGACAAAAGGGCCGCAAATTTTTGTATCGCGCACGCATCCGGGATTGCTGAAACGTCTTTTTGAACTGGAGGTCCCAGAAATTTACGACGGAACGGTGGAAATTAAATCGATTGCCCGCGAAGCGGGGGACCGCTCGAAAATTTCTGTTCATTCCGACAACCCGGAAGTAGATCCGGTCGGGGCATGTGTCGGCCCGAAAGGACAACGAGTGCAAGCAATTGTCGAAGAGCTGCATGGAGAAAAAATCGATATCGTCCGCTGGTCGGCTGATCCAGTCGAATTTGTCGCCAACGCATTGAGCCCAGCGAAAGTGCTGCGCGTTATCGTCAACGAAGCGCAAAAAGCGACGACGGTGATCGTACCGGATTATCAGCTGTCATTAGCGATTGGCAAACGCGGGCAAAACGCCCGACTGGCGGCGAAGCTGACGAACTGGAAAATCGATATTAAAAGCGAATCAGAAGCGCGCGAGATGGGAATTGATCCATATGCCCAATCCACATTGCTTGATTCGGAAGCGATGCCGGTTGATAATGAAAATGACAGCAACCAATCATTCGATTTACAAGAGGAAATCGAGTGAGGAGGGGATCCGGTGTGGCGAGCCAAAAGAAAATTCCGTTGCGCAAATGCGTCGTGACCGGGGAGATGAAACCGAAAAAAGAAATGGTGCGCATCGTCCGTTCGAAAGACGGGGAAGTTTCCATCGATCCGACCGGGAAAAAGGCAGGGCGCGGTGCGTACATTACGCTAGATAAAGAGTGCATTTTATTGGCGAAAAAGAAAAATATTTTAGCCCATCATTTAAAAGCGGACATTGCCGATACGCTTTATGATGAGCTACTTCAGCTAGCAGAAAAGGAGACAAAAGCCGGAAATGGGCAATGAACGCTGGGCATCGTTATTAGGATTAGCGAATCGAGCAGGAAAAGTCATTTCAGGCGAGGAGCTAACGGTCAAGGAAATTCGCAGCGGCAAGGCGAAACTCGTCCTCTTGGCGGAAGATGCATCGGAAAATACGGCAAAAAAAATTACCGATAAATGCTCATCCTATGGCGTTCCGCTTCGGAAAGTTTCAGACCGTTATACGCTCGGGCATGCGATCGGCAAAGACGCCCGCGTCGTTGTCGCCGTTATGGACGAAGGGTTTGCAAACAAACTACGGACAATGCTCGATCGATCTTTATGGGGGTGAATCTATGTCTAAAATGCGTGTATATGAGTACGCGAAAAAAAATAATGTACCGAGCAAAGATGTGATTCATAAATTAAAAGAAATGAATATTGAAGTAACGAATCATATGTCAACATTAGAGCCGGAAGTGGTGGAGAAACTGGACCATACGTACAATAAAAAAAATGAACAGCCGCAAGCTTCTGCATCGAAGGAAAAACGTCCGGTTCCGCTAAAAACGAAAAGTTATGTCGATGATTTTGATGATGAAGAGGAAGTAGTCAAAGCAAAAGTTCCGAAGAAAAAAGCGGCAAACAAAAAGAAAGAAGGAAAAAAACACGATTTGCAGCTACAACAAGCAGAAAAGAAAATTTTCCATCAGCAGCAGAAGAAAAATAAAGGCAAAGTAAAAGCGAAAGTCCATCAGCCGCAGCCAGTGCAACAAGAACAGCCGGCGAAAAAAGAAAAAGAGCTTCCGAAAAAAATTACGTTTGAGGGGTCGTTAACCGTTGGCGAGCTGGCGAAAAAGCTTGGTCGCGAGCCATCGGAAATTATTAAAAAGCTGTTTATGCTCGGTGTGATGGCAACGATCAACCAAGATTTAGATAAAGATGCGATTGAACTTATTTGTTCCGACTACGGAGTGGAAGTAGAAGAGAAAGTAGTCATTGATGAAACGAATTTTGAATCGATTGAAATTGTTGACGATCCTGAAGATTTAGTGGAGCGGCCGCCGGTCGTCACGATTATGGGCCACGTCGACCACGGAAAAACGACGCTGCTTGATTCGATCCGCCATTCGAAAGTGACGGAGCAAGAAGCAGGCGGCATTACGCAGCATATCGGTGCTTATCAAGTTACGGTCAACGGCAAAAAGATTACGTTCCTTGATACGCCGGGACACGAAGCGTTTACGACGATGCGGGCAAGAGGGGCGCAAGTAACGGATATCGTCGTGCTTGTCGTCGCTGCCGATGATGGCGTGATGCCGCAAACGGTAGAAGCGATTAACCATGCGAAAGCGGCTAATGTCCCTATTATTGTGGCCATCAACAAAATGGATAAGCCGGATGCCAATCCAGACCGCGTGATGCAAGAATTAATGGAGTATAATCTCGTTCCGGAAGAATGGGGTGGCGATACGATCTTCTGTAAACTATCAGCAAAAACAGGAGAAGGTATTGACAATTTATTAGAAATGATTTTGCTTGTCAGTGAAATGGAAGAACTAAAAGCAAATCCAAATCGCCGTGCCACAGGAACGGTCATTGAGGCGAAACTCGATAAAGGCCGCGGTCCAGTGGCGACGCTGCTGATTCAAGCGGGAACGTTGCATGTCGGCGATCCGATTGTCGTCGGCTGCACATACGGTCGTGTACGTGCAATGGTCAACGATACAGGACGTCGTGTGAAAGAAGCCGGCCCTTCTACCCCTGTCGAAATCACCGGCCTCCACGAAGTGCCGCAGGCTGGAGACCGCTTCATGGTATTTGAAGATGAGAAAAAAGCGCGGCAAATCGGGGAAGCGCGTGCACAAAAACAATTGATGGAGCAACGCAGCGTAAAAACGCGCGTTAGCCTTGATGATTTGTTTGAACAAATTAAGCAAGGAGAAATGAAAGAATTAAACATCATTGTCAAAGCGGATGTGCAAGGATCAGTAGAAGCGCTTGTCAGCGCGCTGCAAAAAATCGATGTCGAAGGAGTGCGCGTCAAAATTATCCATGCTGCTGTCGGTGCGATTACCGAATCGGATATTCTTTTAGCAACGACTTCTAACGCCATTGTCATCGGCTTTAACGTCCGTCCGGACACCAATGCGAAACGCGCCGCCGAGACGGAAAAAGTCGACATTCGCCTGCATCGCATCATCTATAAAGTTATTGAAGAAATTGAAGCGGCGATGAAAGGAATGCTTGATCCAGAATACGAAGAAAAAGTCATCGGCCAAGCCGAAGTCCGGCAAACGTTTAAAGTATCGAAAGTCGGAACGATTGCCGGCTGCTATGTGACCGATGGAAAAATTACGCGCGACAGCAAAGTGCGTCTGATCCGCCAAGGCATTGTCGTTTATGAAGGAGAAATCGATTCTTTGAAGCGCTTTAAAGACGATGTCAAAGAAGTAATGCAAGGATATGAATGCGGTATAACGATTAAAAACTTCAACGATATTAAAGAAGGAGACATTATTGAAGCCTACATTATGCAGGAAGTGAAAAGATAGTGATCGGCTTTGTCGCC
This window contains:
- the infB gene encoding translation initiation factor IF-2; this encodes MSKMRVYEYAKKNNVPSKDVIHKLKEMNIEVTNHMSTLEPEVVEKLDHTYNKKNEQPQASASKEKRPVPLKTKSYVDDFDDEEEVVKAKVPKKKAANKKKEGKKHDLQLQQAEKKIFHQQQKKNKGKVKAKVHQPQPVQQEQPAKKEKELPKKITFEGSLTVGELAKKLGREPSEIIKKLFMLGVMATINQDLDKDAIELICSDYGVEVEEKVVIDETNFESIEIVDDPEDLVERPPVVTIMGHVDHGKTTLLDSIRHSKVTEQEAGGITQHIGAYQVTVNGKKITFLDTPGHEAFTTMRARGAQVTDIVVLVVAADDGVMPQTVEAINHAKAANVPIIVAINKMDKPDANPDRVMQELMEYNLVPEEWGGDTIFCKLSAKTGEGIDNLLEMILLVSEMEELKANPNRRATGTVIEAKLDKGRGPVATLLIQAGTLHVGDPIVVGCTYGRVRAMVNDTGRRVKEAGPSTPVEITGLHEVPQAGDRFMVFEDEKKARQIGEARAQKQLMEQRSVKTRVSLDDLFEQIKQGEMKELNIIVKADVQGSVEALVSALQKIDVEGVRVKIIHAAVGAITESDILLATTSNAIVIGFNVRPDTNAKRAAETEKVDIRLHRIIYKVIEEIEAAMKGMLDPEYEEKVIGQAEVRQTFKVSKVGTIAGCYVTDGKITRDSKVRLIRQGIVVYEGEIDSLKRFKDDVKEVMQGYECGITIKNFNDIKEGDIIEAYIMQEVKR